The Candidatus Schekmanbacteria bacterium RIFCSPLOWO2_02_FULL_38_14 DNA window CACATCTCCCATGCTATTCCTCCTTCTCTTGGTTCATCAGGCGACAAGAGCTCGTGTTCTCCAAGTCCAAGGAAAAGTGCTGGAACAGCAATCAGAAGAAGAAGAAAGATATAATTATATTTTTTTTTATTATCAGAAAAAGCATTCATTCATAAAATTTTATTTAATAAATTTCAAAAACGCAAATGTTTTAATTGAATTGAAAGGATTTCAAAAGAATCATGGAGTGCGAGGTGTTAAAAATATGGAAGAGAGGGAGGGATGAAGGGTGAAAACATCCCGGTTGGACCCTCTCTCCACAAACCCCTCCTCTAAAACTGGAGGGAATTTTTTATTTATTGATAATCAAACCCCTTCTTTGCTGACTTTCTAAAATCAATTTAATTTTTCTAATATTTTTTAACAATTAACCAAATCACAGGCTTTATGTGATTTAAGTCACACTATGAAGTTAAGGGAGAAAATTTAAGAGAGGATTTTTTTAAATTCTTTTGATAGCAGAAAATAGTTATGGCTTCCAGCAAAATCAAGATGCCTTACCTTTATTCCTTTAGGCAGAGATTTTCCAGCATTTTCAAGTTTTTTATCAATAACTATATAACCAACACTCCTGTTAAACAGAAGATTTATTTTAAACATTAAATCTGAAATGTATGATATCGCCATCTTTAACTTCATATTCCCTTCCTTCAATCCTTAAAAGTCCTTTTTCCCGCATTTCATGCTCTGAACCAAGCCTTAATAACTCTTCATAGCAATAAACCTCTGCTTTTATGAACCCCTTTTCAAAATCAGAATGAATTTTTCCTGCTGCTTTCTGGGCAGTTGTCCCCCTTTTTATAGTCCATGCTTTCACCTCCGGACCCTGTGTAGTAAAAAAAGTGATTAAATTCAGGAGTTCATAGCCTGCACTTATTATTTTTTCAAGCCCGGACTCATTAATCCCCATACTTTTTAAAAATTCTTCCCGTTCTTCAAGAAGCAATTGTGCAACCTCAGCTTCAACCTTTCCGCATATTGTCAATATCTTTGCGCCTTCTTTTTGCGCCTTTTCTCCAACATTTTTTATAATATCTGAATCCTTCTCAATTTCATTTTCATCTGTGTTAATCACATAAAGGGTTGGTTTTTGAGAAAGAAGGAGAATATCCTTCAGAGTTTCAGTCTCATCATTATTCAATTTTAATACTCTTATGGGAACGCCCT harbors:
- a CDS encoding redox-regulated ATPase YchF: MGFNCGIVGLPNAGKSTIFNALTSAHAEVASYPFCTINPNVGIVKVPDKRLDKIAEIIKPERAVHTTMEIVDIAGLVRGASKGEGLGNQFLGNIRNVDSIIHVLRCFKEDDIAHVEGAIDPLRDMDIVNTELILADIENIDKRIEKNERLSKIADKKLAENLGFFNKIRESLNQGVPIRVLKLNNDETETLKDILLLSQKPTLYVINTDENEIEKDSDIIKNVGEKAQKEGAKILTICGKVEAEVAQLLLEEREEFLKSMGINESGLEKIISAGYELLNLITFFTTQGPEVKAWTIKRGTTAQKAAGKIHSDFEKGFIKAEVYCYEELLRLGSEHEMREKGLLRIEGREYEVKDGDIIHFRFNV